TGCTGACCCACGCCGGCACGACGAAAGCGCGAAGTGACGGCGAAATTAAGAATGTGCAAGCGGGATTTGTGCAACTCGTAAATCATGAAGCCGACGACCCGATCGTTATGCTCGGCGACCATGCCGATGCAGTTTCGCTGGCGCAAACAGCGGAGAAAATCGTTTTCGCACCAGGGGAATTCGAAGCTGGTGTTTTCGATAGCCAAGGCTTCGGGCATATCGCGGCGGATCATCCAGCGGATGTGAACCTTCAAGTCTTGCTTGAGATCGGAGCTCATCGAGGGCCTCCTTCCTTGTCGGCCTGTCGTGTTGCCGCCGAAGCGAATTGCTGTCGGCACCGCTGGTTGTGTCGTGGCCACCTTCGCCAGCTTGGGTTGCATGGCTACGGATGATTCCATCGACGTGGGGGCAGAAGCTAACAAATCGGCAGCCGCGTGCCAAGACGAACTGACGAAGGGGGCAATTTGCACAGCGAGGCCACAAGTTCGACCGCCAATGCTGGCCCGCAAAGACACTACCGGGGCTGCGAAAGTCGATATTGTCGAGCGAAATACAGACTTGCCGCCATGATTCCCAACCCTAAC
The window above is part of the Pirellulales bacterium genome. Proteins encoded here:
- the rimI gene encoding ribosomal protein S18-alanine N-acetyltransferase; this translates as MSSDLKQDLKVHIRWMIRRDMPEALAIENTSFEFPWCENDFLRCLRQRNCIGMVAEHNDRVVGFMIYELHKSRLHILNFAVTSRFRRAGVGQQMINKLIGKLSTQRRNRILLEIRETNLAAQLFFRACGFRAVSVLRDFYEDTPEDAYLMQYRFRGDETAAIEEERITRLAG